From one Sus scrofa isolate TJ Tabasco breed Duroc chromosome 9, Sscrofa11.1, whole genome shotgun sequence genomic stretch:
- the LOC100516631 gene encoding olfactory receptor 52M1: protein MSEKVHLHLAMLTFHNVCSEPSSFQLTGIPGLESLHIWLSIPFGSMYLVAVVGNVTILAVVRVERSLHQPMYFFLCMLAVIDLVLSTSAMPKLLGIFWFGAGDIGLDACLAQMFLIHCFATVESGIFLAMAFDRYIAICDPLRHTTVLTHTVVGRLGLAALFRGVLYIGPLPLMIRLRLPLYKARVIAHSYCEHMAVVTLACGDSRVNSIYGLGIGFLVLILDSVAIAASYVMIGRAVMGLTTPEARLKTLGTCGSHICAILIFYVPIAVSSLIHRFGHQVPPPIHTLLANFYLLIPPILNPIVYAVRTKQIRERILQILKIGTKIR, encoded by the coding sequence ATGAGTGAGAAGGTTCATTTACACTTAGCCATGCTCACTTTTCATAATGTCTGCTCAGAACCCAGCTCCTTCCAGCTCACTGGCATCCCGGGACTGGAGTCTCTGCACATCTGGCTCTCCATCCCCTTTGGCTCCATGTACCTGGTGGCCGTGGTGGGGAATGTCACCATTCTGGCTGTGGTAAGAGTGGAGCGTAGCCTGCATCagcccatgtacttcttcctgtgCATGCTGGCCGTCATTGACCTGGTTCTGTCCACTTCTGCCATGCCCAAACTGCTGGGGATCTTCTGGTTTGGTGCTGGTGACATTGGCTTGGACGCCTGCTTGGCTCAAATGTTCCTCATCCACTGCTTTGCCACGGTTGAGTCAGGCATCTTCCTTGCCATGGCTTTTGACCGCTACATAGCCATCTGTGACCCACTACGTCATACAACGGTGCTCACTCATACTGTGGTGGGACGTTTGGGGCTAGCCGCCCTTTTCCGGGGTGTTCTCTACATTGGACCCCTGCCTCTGATGATCCGCCTGCGGCTACCTCTTTACAAAGCCCGAGTCATCGCCCACTCTTACTGTGAGCACATGGCTGTGGTCACCTTGGCCTGTGGTGACAGCAGGGTCAACAGTATCTACGGGCTGGGCATTGGCTTTCTGGTCTTGATCCTAGACTCAGTGGCCATTGCTGCCTCCTATGTGATGATTGGCAGGGCTGTTATGGGGCTGACTACTCCCGAGGCCAGGCTTAAGACGCTGGGCACCTGTGGTTCTCACATCTGTGCTATCCTGATCTTCTATGTTCCCATTGCTGTTTCTTCCCTCATTCACCGATTTGGTCACCAGGTGCCTCCTCCCATCCACACCTTGCTGGCCAACTTCTACCTCCTCATTCCTCCAATCCTCAATCCCATTGTCTATGCTGTTCGCACTAAGCAGATCCGAGAGAGAATTCTCCAGATCCTGAAGATAGGAACCAAGATCAGATGA